In Arcobacter sp. LA11, a single window of DNA contains:
- a CDS encoding alanine/glycine:cation symporter family protein, producing VGGGNIAGVAVAITLGGPGAVFWMWVIGLIGMSTSFFECSLAQLYKEKDGEDSCVYRGGPAYYVTKALGQRWLGIIISVLLMITFGFAFNATQSFIITTSFQSSFDIPTWVTGSALTVVFGLAIFGGIKRITRFSEVIVPIMAVGYLLIAIVVIALNITEIPSLISMIVSEAFNPSSAIGGGIGAVILQGAKRGMFSNEAGLGSAPNVAAVAYVAHPVQQGIVQSFSVFIDTIILCSCTAFIILLSGVYTPGVEGVQGVLLTQNALIEHIGPFGGYFVTVALLLFGFSSMLYNYYLAENSLNFFTKGNTSAFNVFRVIVIALIVWGSFQDLGSVFSFADLSMGLLAVINLIVIAVLYKPVLRLIKGYDRQLKEGKKPVLRYNDYSEFKIDENTWKEIVDNINDERAKEKA from the coding sequence TGTAGGTGGTGGAAATATTGCAGGGGTTGCAGTAGCTATTACACTTGGTGGTCCGGGCGCAGTTTTTTGGATGTGGGTTATTGGTCTTATTGGTATGAGTACAAGTTTTTTTGAGTGTTCTTTAGCTCAATTATATAAAGAAAAAGATGGCGAAGACTCTTGTGTTTATAGAGGTGGACCAGCTTATTATGTTACTAAAGCTTTAGGTCAAAGATGGCTTGGTATTATTATTTCTGTTTTATTAATGATAACATTTGGGTTTGCTTTTAATGCAACTCAATCATTTATTATCACAACTTCATTTCAATCTTCTTTTGATATTCCTACTTGGGTAACAGGTTCAGCTTTAACTGTAGTTTTTGGTTTAGCAATCTTTGGTGGTATTAAAAGAATCACTAGATTTTCAGAAGTTATTGTTCCTATTATGGCTGTGGGATATTTACTTATTGCTATAGTTGTTATTGCATTAAATATTACAGAAATTCCTTCTTTGATTTCAATGATTGTATCTGAAGCATTTAATCCAAGTTCTGCCATTGGTGGTGGAATTGGTGCAGTAATTTTACAAGGTGCAAAAAGAGGTATGTTTTCAAATGAAGCGGGATTAGGTTCTGCTCCAAATGTTGCAGCTGTTGCATATGTTGCTCATCCAGTTCAACAAGGAATTGTTCAATCATTTTCAGTATTTATTGATACTATTATTTTATGTTCTTGTACTGCATTTATTATTCTTTTATCTGGTGTTTATACTCCAGGTGTTGAAGGAGTACAAGGTGTTTTACTTACTCAAAATGCATTGATTGAACATATTGGTCCTTTTGGTGGATATTTTGTAACTGTTGCTTTACTGTTATTTGGTTTTTCTTCTATGTTATATAATTACTATTTAGCAGAAAATTCACTTAACTTTTTTACAAAAGGTAATACTTCAGCATTTAACGTTTTTAGAGTAATTGTTATTGCTTTAATTGTTTGGGGTTCATTCCAAGATTTAGGTTCTGTATTCTCTTTTGCTGATTTATCAATGGGATTATTAGCTGTAATCAACTTAATTGTAATTGCTGTGTTATATAAACCTGTACTTAGACTTATAAAAGGTTATGATAGACAACTTAAAGAAGGTAAAAAACCAGTTTTAAGATACAACGATTATAGTGAATTTAAAATTGATGAAAATACTTGGAAAGAGATTGTTGATAATATCAATGACGAAAGAGCTAAGGAGAAAGCGTAA